A region from the uncultured Macellibacteroides sp. genome encodes:
- a CDS encoding NADH:ubiquinone reductase (Na(+)-transporting) subunit B yields the protein MKALRNYLNTIKPNFEEGGKLAMFHSVFEGFETFLFVPNKTSKSGVHIHDCVDSKRTMTVVIIALLPALLFGMYNIGYQHNLSIGADPGLFMTFIFGFLAVLPKIIVSYVVGLGIEFAIAQVKGHDIQEGFLVSGILIPMIVPIDTPLWMIAVATAFAVVFAKEVFGGTGYNIFNVALVTRAFLFFAYPAAMSGDKVFVRTDNTFGLGSGNVVDAFSGATPLGQIATATTPEAHMTDVLGNTISSMDMFLGFIPGSIGETSTLAILLGAAILIFTGIGSWKTMLSVFIGGAGMAALFNIIGTTAAMNVSPLDHLLLGGFAFGAVFMATDPVTSARTETGKYIYGLLIGVMAIFIRVLNPGYPEGMMLAILLLNAFAPLIDFYVIESNVKRRLKRAIK from the coding sequence TTGAAAGCGTTAAGGAATTATCTCAACACTATTAAGCCTAACTTTGAGGAAGGCGGAAAGCTGGCGATGTTCCATTCTGTTTTTGAAGGTTTTGAAACGTTCTTATTCGTTCCGAACAAAACTTCAAAATCCGGAGTGCACATACACGACTGTGTGGATTCAAAGCGTACCATGACGGTAGTCATCATCGCTTTGTTACCTGCTTTGCTTTTTGGTATGTATAATATCGGATACCAGCACAATCTTTCTATCGGTGCTGATCCTGGATTATTCATGACATTTATATTTGGATTTCTGGCTGTACTGCCTAAAATTATAGTATCATACGTAGTTGGACTTGGTATTGAATTTGCCATAGCTCAGGTTAAAGGACATGATATTCAAGAAGGTTTTCTTGTATCAGGAATTTTAATTCCGATGATTGTTCCTATTGATACTCCATTGTGGATGATTGCAGTAGCTACAGCTTTTGCTGTTGTTTTTGCAAAAGAGGTTTTTGGAGGTACTGGTTACAATATCTTCAACGTAGCACTTGTTACCCGTGCGTTTTTATTCTTTGCGTATCCGGCTGCAATGTCAGGAGACAAAGTTTTTGTTCGTACAGATAATACTTTTGGTCTTGGTTCAGGTAATGTAGTTGATGCTTTTTCAGGAGCAACTCCTCTTGGTCAGATAGCTACTGCAACCACTCCGGAAGCACACATGACAGATGTCCTTGGTAATACAATCTCATCCATGGATATGTTTCTTGGTTTTATCCCCGGATCAATTGGTGAAACATCAACATTAGCTATCCTACTAGGTGCTGCTATCCTTATTTTCACAGGTATTGGAAGCTGGAAAACTATGCTTTCAGTATTTATTGGAGGTGCTGGAATGGCTGCTCTCTTTAATATAATTGGAACTACAGCTGCAATGAATGTATCTCCATTAGATCATTTATTACTTGGTGGTTTTGCTTTTGGTGCTGTTTTTATGGCAACAGATCCTGTAACTTCGGCCAGAACCGAAACAGGAAAATATATTTATGGACTCCTTATTGGTGTAATGGCTATCTTTATCCGTGTTCTTAACCCCGGATATCCGGAAGGAATGATGCTTGCCATTTTGTTGTTAAATGCATTTGCTCCGCTTATTGATTTCTATGTTATAGAATCTAATGTTAAACGTCGTTTGAAGCGAGCAATAAAGTAA
- a CDS encoding Na(+)-translocating NADH-quinone reductase subunit A, which yields MANVIKIKKGLDINLKGKASEVLLNVGKSDSYAIVPEHYNGITPKVIAKVGDKVKAGSVLMIDKNRPEIKFVSPVSGEVTAVNRGEKRKLLSIVVKPEAQNEYEEFGKKNVASLNAEAVKESILQAGIWPFIKQRPYDIVASPSDSPRDIFVSSFFSAPLAPNFDFILKGQESDFQTGLDALSKLTSGKVYLGVKKGSAVRANGVEVIEVEGPHPAGNVGVQINSVKPVNKGEVVWTILPTDVLLIGRLFNKGISDFTRHIVITGSETTERGYVKAIAGCTIESLVRNKVMSNNHVRTISGNVLVGTKVSKEDYLGAYDCQITVIPEGDDNDEFFGWATIGLNKFSTSRTYFSWLLGGKNKEYVIDARIKGGKRAMIMSNEYDKVFPMDILPEYLLKAIIAFDIDKMENLGIYEVAPEDFALCEFVDTSKIELQKIVREGLDLLHKEMI from the coding sequence ATGGCAAATGTGATAAAGATTAAAAAGGGTTTAGACATTAATCTGAAAGGTAAAGCTTCGGAGGTATTGTTAAATGTGGGGAAATCAGACAGTTATGCTATTGTTCCCGAGCATTATAACGGTATTACTCCAAAAGTTATTGCTAAAGTAGGAGATAAAGTCAAAGCCGGTTCTGTACTAATGATTGACAAGAACCGCCCGGAAATCAAGTTTGTTTCGCCTGTTAGTGGTGAAGTAACAGCAGTTAATCGAGGGGAAAAGCGTAAACTGCTTAGCATTGTTGTTAAGCCTGAAGCGCAAAATGAGTATGAAGAGTTCGGCAAAAAAAATGTTGCTTCTTTAAATGCAGAAGCAGTAAAGGAATCAATCCTGCAAGCAGGAATCTGGCCCTTTATTAAACAACGCCCTTACGATATCGTGGCTTCGCCCTCCGATTCGCCACGCGACATTTTTGTATCCTCCTTCTTTTCCGCACCTCTTGCACCAAACTTCGATTTTATCCTGAAAGGTCAGGAATCTGATTTCCAGACAGGTTTAGACGCTCTTAGTAAACTTACTTCAGGTAAGGTTTATCTAGGCGTTAAAAAAGGTTCGGCTGTACGAGCTAATGGTGTTGAAGTTATTGAGGTTGAAGGGCCACACCCTGCAGGAAATGTGGGAGTACAGATCAATAGCGTAAAGCCGGTTAATAAAGGCGAAGTTGTATGGACAATTCTTCCAACAGATGTTCTTCTGATTGGTCGTTTGTTTAACAAAGGCATCTCCGATTTTACACGACACATTGTTATAACCGGCTCTGAAACTACAGAGAGAGGTTATGTTAAAGCAATTGCTGGTTGTACAATTGAAAGCCTGGTTAGAAACAAAGTAATGTCTAACAACCATGTCCGGACTATTAGCGGTAACGTTTTAGTTGGAACAAAAGTATCGAAAGAAGATTACTTAGGCGCGTACGATTGTCAGATTACCGTTATTCCTGAGGGAGACGATAATGATGAGTTTTTCGGATGGGCTACAATCGGATTAAATAAATTTAGTACAAGTCGTACCTACTTTTCCTGGTTACTGGGAGGCAAGAATAAAGAATATGTTATTGATGCCCGCATAAAAGGTGGAAAAAGAGCGATGATTATGTCTAATGAATACGACAAAGTATTTCCAATGGATATACTTCCCGAATATCTTTTAAAGGCTATCATTGCTTTTGATATTGATAAAATGGAAAATCTTGGAATTTATGAAGTTGCACCAGAAGATTTTGCTCTTTGTGAATTTGTAGACACATCTAAAATCGAACTACAAAAAATTGTTCGCGAAGGATTAGATTTGTTACACAAGGAAATGATTTAA
- a CDS encoding citrate/2-methylcitrate synthase has protein sequence MKKEYIIYKLSETIKSSCKIENELFSKYDVKRGLRNEDGTGVLVGLTKIGNVVGYERLPEGGLKAIPGKLFYRGLDVEDIVHGLIADKRFGFEEVAYLLLSGNLPDKEELDAFQELINENMPLEQKTTMNILDLEGLNIMNILARSVLEMYTFDPNPDDTSRDNLVRQSIELISKFPTIIAYAYNILRHSTQGRSLHIRHPKENLSIAENFLFMLKKDYTELEARTLDLLLVLQAEHGGGNNSTFTVRVTSSTGTDTYSSIAAGIGSLKGPLHGGANLQVVDMFNHLKENISDWKSVKEIDKYYNCMLRKEVYDKSGLIYGIGHAVYTISDPRALLLKELARDLAKEKGREEEFAFLELLEDRAIETFSNFKGNKSGKRVSSNVDFYSGFVYEMIGLPQEIYTPLFAMSRIVGWTAHRIEELNFEGKRIIRPAYKNVLEERAYIPINERV, from the coding sequence ATGAAAAAGGAATATATTATTTACAAGCTTTCAGAAACAATTAAGTCGTCCTGTAAAATTGAAAACGAATTGTTTTCTAAATATGATGTAAAACGGGGATTACGCAATGAGGATGGGACAGGTGTGCTTGTTGGACTTACAAAGATTGGCAATGTTGTTGGTTACGAACGCTTGCCTGAGGGTGGTTTAAAAGCGATACCAGGTAAATTGTTTTATAGGGGGCTTGATGTAGAGGATATTGTTCATGGATTAATCGCAGATAAACGTTTTGGCTTCGAAGAAGTTGCTTATTTGTTACTTTCCGGAAATTTGCCAGACAAAGAAGAGTTGGATGCTTTCCAGGAACTTATTAATGAAAATATGCCGCTAGAGCAGAAAACCACCATGAACATTCTGGATCTGGAAGGTCTTAACATCATGAACATTCTGGCCCGTAGTGTATTGGAAATGTACACGTTTGATCCTAATCCAGATGACACTTCCCGTGATAATCTTGTGCGTCAATCGATTGAGCTTATATCCAAGTTCCCGACAATTATCGCCTATGCATATAATATATTAAGACACAGTACTCAAGGAAGATCATTACATATCCGTCACCCGAAAGAAAATCTATCGATAGCAGAAAATTTCTTGTTTATGCTTAAGAAAGATTACACAGAACTAGAAGCACGGACACTGGATTTATTGCTTGTTCTGCAAGCTGAACACGGTGGAGGTAACAATTCTACATTTACGGTTCGGGTTACCAGCTCTACAGGTACAGATACATATTCTTCTATAGCTGCTGGCATTGGATCTCTTAAAGGTCCGCTTCATGGAGGTGCAAATTTACAGGTAGTAGATATGTTTAACCATCTTAAAGAAAATATAAGTGACTGGAAAAGTGTGAAGGAAATTGATAAATACTATAACTGCATGCTTCGCAAAGAGGTGTATGACAAATCTGGGCTTATATATGGTATTGGTCATGCAGTATATACAATTTCTGACCCTCGTGCTTTATTATTAAAAGAACTTGCAAGAGACTTAGCAAAAGAAAAGGGGCGGGAAGAAGAATTTGCTTTTCTTGAATTACTTGAGGATAGGGCAATCGAAACATTCTCTAATTTCAAAGGAAATAAATCGGGTAAACGTGTATCGTCCAACGTGGATTTCTATTCAGGGTTTGTTTACGAAATGATTGGTTTACCACAAGAAATTTACACACCGCTGTTTGCTATGTCTCGTATAGTAGGATGGACTGCACATCGAATTGAAGAGCTTAATTTTGAAGGAAAACGTATTATACGTCCGGCTTATAAAAATGTGTTAGAAGAAAGAGCTTATATTCCTATCAACGAAAGAGTTTGA
- the nqrD gene encoding NADH:ubiquinone reductase (Na(+)-transporting) subunit D: MGLLSNKNKSVLLGPLSQNNPVIVQVLGICSALAVTSKLEPALVMAISVTAVVAFANVIISLLRNTIPNRIRIIVQLVVCAALVTIVSEILKAFAYDVNKQLSVFVGLIITNCILMGRLEAFALGNGPWESFLDGIGNGLGYGVILVIIAFFRELLGSGTLLGFKVIPQAFYDFGYVNNGLVILPPMAIFAVAIIVWVHRSRNKNLQEN; encoded by the coding sequence ATGGGATTATTATCTAATAAAAATAAATCGGTGTTGTTAGGACCGTTAAGTCAAAACAACCCTGTAATCGTACAGGTACTTGGTATCTGTTCGGCTTTGGCTGTAACTTCCAAATTGGAACCAGCTCTAGTAATGGCCATTTCGGTAACTGCCGTTGTTGCTTTTGCTAATGTTATTATATCGTTGTTGCGAAATACTATTCCTAATCGTATTCGTATTATAGTTCAGTTGGTTGTTTGTGCTGCTTTGGTAACGATTGTAAGTGAAATCTTAAAAGCTTTTGCTTATGATGTAAATAAACAGCTTTCCGTATTCGTAGGTTTGATCATTACAAACTGTATTTTAATGGGACGTTTGGAAGCATTTGCTTTGGGTAACGGACCATGGGAATCGTTTCTTGATGGAATCGGTAATGGATTAGGCTATGGTGTTATCCTTGTAATTATTGCTTTCTTCCGCGAACTTTTAGGTTCAGGAACGTTATTGGGATTCAAGGTGATTCCTCAAGCATTCTATGATTTCGGTTATGTAAACAATGGATTGGTGATTTTACCGCCGATGGCTATTTTTGCTGTCGCGATAATAGTATGGGTTCACCGTTCCAGGAACAAGAACCTTCAAGAAAATTAA
- a CDS encoding DUF5103 domain-containing protein, whose product MKRFNLFVLAFVFLFVSVNAQESFRTEIKHKQIKTLQVKVQGEMFSAPIIDLNGRKVIEINFDALSHGFGRYAYTITHCNADWTPSSLSALEFMRGFQNLSIDDFANSLNTTTFYTNYRLLLPNNDIRFKVSGNYVVKVYNEDNPKEIVFTACFSVQEPRLNLTANVSTNTDIDINKEHQQLRFEIDYRNYEITSPQTDLKVYVIQNNRLDNMVTNIQPLSITNDKIIYEFNRDLIFKAGNEYRRIEFLSNKYNGMGVQRIQYHRPFYHVDLFPDRLRTNKPYLYDQDQNGHFVIRSSQAEDPDTEADYYIVHFALESDLLENGNVYLLGNIFNNVPNENSKMEYNEEAKQYEKSVLMKQGTYNYQYMFVRDGEQKGDTSPIEGNFSQSSNEYRIMVYHRPFGAKYDQLVGVTNITIP is encoded by the coding sequence ATGAAACGATTTAACTTATTTGTTCTTGCCTTTGTTTTTTTATTCGTATCTGTTAATGCCCAGGAATCTTTTCGTACGGAGATAAAACATAAACAAATAAAGACTTTACAGGTTAAAGTCCAAGGCGAAATGTTTTCGGCACCGATTATTGATTTGAACGGACGTAAAGTTATTGAGATTAATTTTGACGCATTAAGTCATGGATTCGGAAGATATGCGTATACCATTACGCATTGTAATGCAGACTGGACTCCTTCTTCGTTGTCTGCTTTAGAATTTATGCGTGGCTTTCAGAATCTATCCATCGATGATTTTGCGAACTCCCTCAATACAACGACGTTTTATACAAACTATCGGCTTTTATTGCCAAACAATGACATTCGGTTTAAGGTGTCAGGAAATTATGTTGTAAAAGTCTACAATGAAGATAATCCGAAAGAAATAGTATTTACAGCTTGTTTTTCGGTTCAAGAGCCTCGTTTGAATCTTACGGCAAATGTAAGCACAAATACCGATATTGATATCAATAAAGAACACCAGCAGTTAAGATTTGAGATTGATTATCGAAATTATGAAATTACATCTCCGCAAACAGACCTAAAGGTTTATGTTATTCAGAATAACAGGTTGGATAATATGGTGACAAACATACAGCCACTTAGTATTACAAACGATAAGATTATTTACGAATTTAACAGGGATTTAATATTTAAAGCTGGGAATGAATATCGTAGAATCGAGTTTCTCAGCAACAAGTACAATGGAATGGGTGTACAACGAATTCAGTACCACAGGCCTTTTTACCATGTAGATCTTTTTCCTGATAGATTACGTACTAACAAGCCTTATCTATATGATCAAGATCAAAACGGACATTTTGTAATCAGGAGTAGTCAGGCGGAAGATCCGGATACAGAAGCCGATTATTACATAGTCCACTTTGCTCTCGAATCCGATTTATTAGAAAATGGAAATGTTTATTTGTTGGGAAATATATTCAATAATGTTCCGAACGAGAATAGCAAAATGGAATACAATGAAGAAGCAAAGCAATATGAAAAATCGGTATTGATGAAGCAAGGGACTTATAACTATCAATATATGTTTGTCCGGGATGGAGAACAAAAAGGAGATACCTCTCCTATTGAAGGTAATTTTAGCCAATCTTCGAATGAATATCGCATAATGGTATATCATCGTCCATTCGGTGCAAAATACGACCAACTAGTAGGTGTAACGAATATAACTATACCTTAA
- the nqrC gene encoding NADH:ubiquinone reductase (Na(+)-transporting) subunit C, whose translation MNRDGNIYTIVYASVMVILVAFGLAFTSQSLRSYQKKNEDIDKMKQILRSVRVQATAENAETIYKEMIKESFLVDENGSKVDGDAFSADVVKSFASKTYPVFVATVDGQTKYILCLQGTGLWGPLWGYMSLNDDKNTVFGSDFSHAGETPGLGAEIVMPSFSDQFQDKKLFNAEGEFKSIAIVKPGKTAEGQDYVDGISGGTITSQGVNKMIFDSMSGYVKFLTSQKQ comes from the coding sequence ATGAATAGAGATGGTAATATATATACTATAGTTTATGCTTCTGTGATGGTAATTCTTGTTGCTTTTGGCCTTGCTTTTACTTCACAGTCGCTACGAAGCTACCAAAAGAAGAATGAAGACATTGATAAGATGAAACAGATTCTTCGTTCGGTACGCGTACAAGCTACCGCTGAAAATGCAGAAACTATCTATAAGGAAATGATTAAGGAATCGTTTCTTGTTGATGAAAACGGCAGCAAGGTAGATGGGGATGCTTTTTCTGCTGATGTAGTAAAATCTTTCGCAAGCAAAACATATCCTGTATTTGTTGCAACGGTTGATGGTCAGACAAAGTACATTTTATGTTTACAAGGAACTGGACTTTGGGGTCCTCTTTGGGGATATATGTCTTTAAATGATGATAAAAACACAGTCTTTGGTTCAGACTTTAGTCATGCGGGAGAGACTCCGGGATTAGGGGCTGAGATTGTTATGCCTTCTTTCAGCGATCAGTTCCAAGACAAGAAACTTTTCAATGCAGAAGGAGAATTTAAATCCATTGCTATTGTGAAGCCAGGTAAAACTGCAGAAGGACAGGATTATGTTGACGGAATTTCTGGAGGTACAATTACCAGCCAGGGTGTTAATAAAATGATCTTTGACAGTATGAGTGGTTATGTTAAATTTTTAACCTCACAAAAACAGTAA